Genomic DNA from Acidimicrobiales bacterium:
CCCCGACGGCATCGCCGACATCGGCGTCCTCGCCACGATGGTCGGCGGGCAGTTCGCGTTCGACGGGGCCGGTCTCGCTTGACGGCACCCTCGATGCAGACGTCGTCGTCGACCGCGACGACACCGCAGGGCATCGTCATGCTGGTTTCGATCCTGACCACCGTGTCGAGCGTCTACCCAGCGTTCCTCGCCGGCGCGCTCGGCCCCGAACTCCGGTCGTCGATCGGGATCAGCGAGGGCTTCTTCGGCCTGGTCATCGGCAGCTTCTTCATCGGGTCGGCGCTCGGCTCGGTGGCCCTCGGCCGACTCGGCGAACAGCACGGCGCCCGACGCATGATCACGGTCAGCTTGTTGACCACCGCCGCCATGACCGCGCTCATCGCCGGGACCATTCGATCGGGAGCGGTGCTCTTGGTCGCACTTTTCGTCGCCGGCATTGCCAACTCAGGTGGTCAGACCGCAGCGAACAAACTCCTGAGTCAGTCGATCGAACCCGGTCGGCTGGGCTTCGCCATGGCGATCAAGCAGTCGGGCATGCCGGGCGCCACCTTGCTCGGCGGCCTCGCCGTGCCTGCCATTGCGCTGACCGTGGGCTGGCCGTGGGCCTACGCAGCAGCGTCGCTGCTCGCCATCGTTGCGCTCGGTTTCGTGCTTCGGTTCGCTCCAGTCGACGGCCCTGATGTCCAGCGAGCCCGGCGAGCAGCTCACGGTGACGAGCGCACCACGTCGCTCGGGCCGCGTCCCACGCCGAGCACACGGTCGACCCTGCTGATCGCCGCCGTGGCCGCCTACTTCTCTGCGGCGGCGGCCGGCACACTCGGTTCGTGGCTGACCAGTTCGGCCACCGACGCCGGATGGTCGTCGGGCGCCGCCGGCCTCCTGCTCAGCGTCGGCTCGATCAGTGGGATCAGCGCTCGACTCGTACTCGGCTGGCAGGCCGACCGCAGTCGGCGCCTACCGATGATGACCGCCGCCCAGTTCTTGGCGCTCGGCGCGCTCGGCGCCCTCACGTTGGCACCACGGCTCGAGTGGACGCACGCCGTCGGTGCGCTCGTTGCGTTCGGCGCCGGTTGGTCATGGCCGGCGCTGTTCAACTTCGCCATCGTGCGCACCAACGCGGCAGCGGCAGCACTGGCGACCGGCATCACACAGACCGGGGTCTACCTGGGTGTCGTCACCGGCCCCATCGTGATGGGGCAGCTGGTGGAGCGTTCCGGCTATCAGCTCGGCTGGACGGTTGCGGGCTCGAGCATGCTGGTCGGTGCCGCGATCATGTCGCGTGTCGCCGGACGATTCACCGACCCAGCCACAACGACGTCGTAGCCCTCACCCTGCGGCGTCGAGAAACGCCCGCACGGTGTGCTCCACCGTGGCCGAAGCATCGGCGAGCATTGACGGCGTGGTCACCCGTTCGACGACGTCGAGCGGGGTGTGGAAGTCGGGAAAGGTTCCGACGAATGACAACAACGGCACGTCGAGCCGCTTGAGCATCTCACCCTCACCGAACCAATCGGGCGGATTC
This window encodes:
- a CDS encoding MFS transporter codes for the protein MQTSSSTATTPQGIVMLVSILTTVSSVYPAFLAGALGPELRSSIGISEGFFGLVIGSFFIGSALGSVALGRLGEQHGARRMITVSLLTTAAMTALIAGTIRSGAVLLVALFVAGIANSGGQTAANKLLSQSIEPGRLGFAMAIKQSGMPGATLLGGLAVPAIALTVGWPWAYAAASLLAIVALGFVLRFAPVDGPDVQRARRAAHGDERTTSLGPRPTPSTRSTLLIAAVAAYFSAAAAGTLGSWLTSSATDAGWSSGAAGLLLSVGSISGISARLVLGWQADRSRRLPMMTAAQFLALGALGALTLAPRLEWTHAVGALVAFGAGWSWPALFNFAIVRTNAAAAALATGITQTGVYLGVVTGPIVMGQLVERSGYQLGWTVAGSSMLVGAAIMSRVAGRFTDPATTTS